In Methanobacterium aggregans, the genomic stretch CAAAAATTTTAATGATTTCATGCCAATTTGCACAATTTTTGATTCTAAAGGAGTATTAAAAATAAGTAGTATGCTAAATTAATTATGAACAAAAATTATAATTATTCAGGATCCTGGATGGTACATCCCTATCAATACTAACCTCATCCCGGAGTTGAATCCATCTCCAGATCAACATCATCCATGACCTCAATCAATCCCCATTAAACTCATCCCATATCTCAAGGAATGAATCGTAGCTATCCTCCATTCTCTCCGAGAGGAAGTAAAGAGCCCCATAGTTTTTTCCAGGTGATGTGACAAGTTCATTCTCCTCCAGGACATTTATATGGTACTTAACGGTTTTGTAGTCCAGGGAAAGTTTTTCAGAAAGTTTGTTAATATTGTATGGTCGATTTTCCAGTTCTTTTATTATCCTGGCACGGTTGTTTCCTCCCTTCGTGCTGGCGATTATTTTCCAAAGAAATTTGTCCATAACATCCACTACCCTTATTTTTATTAGCTGTTTGAAGCCTCTCGTCCTTTTATAATCCTCAAGTTCAATTTCAAGTATCTAATTGCAAGATCGTAGAACCACTTAGACACGTAGGCCATGATAACCACCCAGACTGTGCCCAGAACAGTTAAACCCATGCCTCCACCTATCATTATGAGTGTGCCGAATATCCCCTTACTCACAGGTAGGTGGATGTAGTTTGGGAAGATCACATTCAGGAGTGGTGAGAATATTGCCAAAATCCCTGTGAAAACCACTGCCAGTCCTACAACGAACAGCGCAACCATAATGGCTGCAAATCCCATAGCAGGCACTGCCACAAATATCATGTTGAAAAGTCCCAATCCTGCCGCAGCTAACACTGCTTCCAGCATACTGCCTGCTGAAGGTTTATCTTCAGCTTTAGTGATCATGTACTCTGCTTTAATCTGTTTTGCAACTGTTTTCGGATCTCCAAGGGCCCTTGAAAGTTCTTCCTCAGTCCTACCGTTTTCCAGACCTATCTGGAAGTGTTCTTCGTAGTCTGAAAGTATATCTTCCCTGTCTTCCTCTGGCAGTTCATTCAGCAGTTCATCGAGTTTTTCAAGATATTCCCATTTATTCATCCTTAAGTTCCTCCAAAATATCAGCAGTTTTAGAGTACAGTAATCTATTAACACCTGCGGAGAAATTATCCCATTCTGCAACTAATTCCTCTTTTTTTTGTTTTCCTAAATCTGTGAGCTTATAATACTTCCTTGAAGGACCACCTTGGGACTCTTCCAGGTAAGAAGTCACTAGCTCTTCCTTTTTTAGCCTTTTAAGAAGGGGGTAAATGGTTCCCTCTGAGATTGCGATGTTCTCGGATATCTCAGAGACCATTTCATAACCGTAACAGTCTTTTTTGTCGAGTATTGCCAGAACGCAGATTTCCAGCACTCCTTTCTTAAATTGGGTGTTCATGGTATCACTGTACTTTTACAAGGTACTGTATATTGCAAGGTACTATTTATAATTTG encodes the following:
- a CDS encoding PadR family transcriptional regulator, producing the protein MNTQFKKGVLEICVLAILDKKDCYGYEMVSEISENIAISEGTIYPLLKRLKKEELVTSYLEESQGGPSRKYYKLTDLGKQKKEELVAEWDNFSAGVNRLLYSKTADILEELKDE
- a CDS encoding ArsR/SmtB family transcription factor is translated as MDKFLWKIIASTKGGNNRARIIKELENRPYNINKLSEKLSLDYKTVKYHINVLEENELVTSPGKNYGALYFLSERMEDSYDSFLEIWDEFNGD
- a CDS encoding HAAS signaling domain-containing protein, whose protein sequence is MNKWEYLEKLDELLNELPEEDREDILSDYEEHFQIGLENGRTEEELSRALGDPKTVAKQIKAEYMITKAEDKPSAGSMLEAVLAAAGLGLFNMIFVAVPAMGFAAIMVALFVVGLAVVFTGILAIFSPLLNVIFPNYIHLPVSKGIFGTLIMIGGGMGLTVLGTVWVVIMAYVSKWFYDLAIRYLKLNLRIIKGREASNS